One window from the genome of Candidatus Synechococcus calcipolaris G9 encodes:
- the rplI gene encoding 50S ribosomal protein L9, with translation MGKRVQVVLNETVSKLGRSGQVVDVAPGYARNYLLPRGMAEPATASALKRVERLQAQEKQRLAELKSVAEKQKIALETIGTYSIAMPVGEKEMLFGSVTAQDVADAIQAISGQTIDRREMTLPDIRKLGTYTVEAKLHPDVTATVKVLVVPE, from the coding sequence ATGGGAAAGCGGGTGCAAGTCGTTTTGAATGAAACGGTGTCAAAATTAGGGCGATCGGGACAGGTGGTTGACGTTGCCCCTGGTTATGCCAGAAATTATCTTTTACCCCGTGGGATGGCAGAACCAGCTACTGCGAGTGCCCTCAAGCGGGTGGAACGCCTGCAAGCCCAGGAAAAGCAACGGTTGGCTGAGTTAAAATCCGTGGCGGAAAAGCAAAAAATTGCCCTGGAAACCATTGGAACCTACTCCATTGCCATGCCCGTTGGTGAAAAAGAGATGCTCTTCGGCAGTGTCACGGCCCAGGATGTGGCCGATGCCATTCAAGCCATCTCCGGACAAACCATAGATCGCCGGGAAATGACCTTACCGGATATTCGTAAATTGGGAACCTATACTGTCGAGGCCAAACTCCATCCCGATGTCACCGCCACTGTCAAAGTGTTGGTAGTGCCGGAATAG
- a CDS encoding pentapeptide repeat-containing protein, protein MIPNIHAVDRLNDGPQAWNDWRKSRKRSHPHHGNHPPDLSQAALAGLDLRSYNLKGVNFRGANLSHANLSNTQLRDANLSQANLYRANLRGADLHEAQLDSAYLVAANLCEANLQRATLTLANLQRAQMEQVDLSWANLNRADLRHSHLRWSDLNHAQASDTDWSGASLIQASLNYATLSRATLCQTALEGAYLYRCNLYCANLEQAYLTKAYLAEAILVKANLSHALLCWANLVKANLTQANLTQANLDYAQLRSANLSDVIR, encoded by the coding sequence GTGATTCCTAACATCCATGCCGTAGATCGATTGAACGACGGCCCCCAAGCTTGGAATGATTGGCGTAAATCCCGCAAACGCTCCCATCCCCATCATGGCAATCACCCGCCTGATCTGAGCCAAGCGGCTTTAGCGGGTCTGGATTTGCGGAGCTACAACCTAAAGGGGGTCAATTTTCGTGGGGCTAATCTCAGTCATGCCAATTTAAGTAATACCCAACTGAGAGATGCCAATTTAAGTCAGGCCAACCTCTATCGAGCCAATTTGAGGGGGGCCGATCTCCATGAAGCCCAATTGGACTCCGCCTACCTCGTTGCGGCGAACCTTTGTGAGGCCAATTTACAGCGGGCTACCCTGACGTTGGCAAATCTGCAACGGGCCCAGATGGAGCAGGTGGATCTAAGTTGGGCAAATTTGAACCGGGCCGACCTCCGCCATAGTCATTTGCGCTGGAGTGACCTAAACCACGCCCAGGCCAGTGATACCGATTGGAGCGGTGCCAGTTTAATTCAAGCCAGTTTGAATTATGCCACCCTGAGTCGTGCCACCCTATGCCAAACTGCCCTAGAGGGAGCCTACCTGTATCGCTGTAATCTCTACTGCGCCAACCTAGAGCAAGCCTACCTCACGAAAGCCTACTTAGCGGAAGCCATTTTGGTGAAAGCGAATCTCAGTCACGCCCTTCTCTGCTGGGCCAATCTCGTCAAGGCTAATTTAACCCAAGCCAATTTAACCCAGGCCAACTTGGACTACGCCCAACTCCGGTCAGCCAACCTCAGTGATGTGATTCGTTGA